The following are encoded together in the Candidatus Omnitrophota bacterium genome:
- the pseB gene encoding UDP-N-acetylglucosamine 4,6-dehydratase (inverting), which translates to MNDKTILVTGGTGSFGRKFTQVIFKKFKPKKLIVFSRDEFKQSEMSKEFPEKKYPIRYFLGDIRDRSRLFRAFEGVDYVIHAAALKQVPALEYNPMEAVKTNILGADNIVEASIDVGVKKVIALSTDKAVNPVNLYGATKLVAEKTFVAANAYAGGRVKFSVVRYGNVVGSRGSVIPLFLNFKKQGIKEFPITDEKMTRFWITLEEGVDLVLKALENTVGGETFVPMIPSMKVTDLALAIEPKCTFKKIGIRPGEKIHETLVSEDEARKTKIFKGSYVIMPQFYENEDVHKVYDKFPFVPENFVYCSDKNEKWLTIKDLQKVIKSDSL; encoded by the coding sequence ATGAACGATAAGACGATCTTAGTAACCGGTGGGACAGGGTCATTCGGCCGGAAATTTACGCAGGTTATATTTAAGAAGTTTAAACCAAAGAAGCTTATTGTTTTTAGCCGGGATGAATTTAAGCAAAGTGAAATGTCGAAAGAATTTCCGGAGAAAAAATACCCCATTCGTTATTTTCTCGGAGATATTCGAGACCGAAGCCGTTTATTTCGCGCCTTTGAAGGTGTGGATTATGTAATTCATGCCGCGGCTTTAAAGCAAGTGCCGGCACTTGAATATAATCCGATGGAAGCCGTTAAAACAAATATCTTGGGTGCTGACAATATCGTGGAAGCTTCCATTGATGTCGGTGTAAAAAAAGTCATCGCGCTTTCGACCGATAAGGCTGTTAATCCGGTCAATCTTTATGGCGCGACGAAATTAGTTGCCGAGAAAACCTTTGTTGCGGCTAACGCCTATGCGGGCGGGCGGGTGAAGTTTTCCGTTGTCCGTTATGGCAATGTTGTCGGTTCGCGCGGAAGTGTCATCCCGCTATTTTTGAATTTTAAAAAGCAGGGTATTAAAGAATTTCCTATTACGGATGAAAAAATGACGCGGTTCTGGATCACCTTAGAAGAAGGCGTTGATCTGGTTTTGAAGGCTTTAGAAAATACGGTTGGCGGTGAGACCTTTGTCCCGATGATCCCGTCGATGAAGGTCACGGATCTGGCTTTGGCTATTGAGCCAAAATGTACGTTCAAGAAAATCGGTATCCGCCCCGGAGAAAAGATCCACGAAACGCTTGTCTCGGAAGATGAGGCGAGAAAAACAAAGATTTTTAAAGGCTCTTATGTGATCATGCCGCAATTTTACGAGAATGAAGATGTCCACAAAGTTTACGATAAATTTCCTTTTGTTCCGGAAAACTTTGTGTATTGCAGCGACAAAAACGAAAAGTGGCTAACCATTAAAGATCTGCAAAAGGTGATCAAAAGTGATTCCCTATAG
- a CDS encoding ABC transporter ATP-binding protein/permease: MKTHNDMEAIQKPFNIFFSLFALLRKGCQITAAKLKYIAYLIVTSPNYRWVIFFQIVSSLASFIGLPILIPVLEFMQEKSFAADSTSYLKVIAVPLKFLGIDLTFHSVLLTAGVLILIGQALVFLSSLIATFAKEELLLKYREKVIKAYADADWLWLTDKHSGGMYYAIIREAQFASECNLNAQRVFINFVQVITFLGIAMKLSFIVTMTATVVYAFLLLVSALISNRVLKVAESYNENYKKLSNDIIGFQQNKKFFKASVLSGKLTDAISLIVGNLCRQIKRQSVLIEIQRSWSVLGTSLFLIGLLFFHQQLSLNYATLLLILFVFLRIAPQFVALSDIYAALDSNIPMHKSLQKHLRDLDEHKEKSGSKKFFCDQPIVFQDVHFAYPSGQQVLTGLNFSIKPKTTVAFVGSSGVGKSTMLDLLLGLIQPNQGAIYYGDIRHDELDKNLFRNGVAYVNQQPSLLDGTIKENLTIGASSVTDEVILDVCRKVRIDQFVDQLPQGLNTLIGENGIKLSGGQRQRLVLGRSLFMKPKILILDEATSELDLESEAMIQSTISELKKELTIIMVAHRLSTVKLADMIYVIDDGKVCESGSYQQLLERKGKFHYLDSLQ; the protein is encoded by the coding sequence ATGAAGACTCATAACGATATGGAAGCCATTCAAAAACCTTTTAATATATTTTTTAGCTTATTTGCTTTGTTGCGAAAGGGGTGCCAAATAACGGCGGCTAAGCTTAAGTATATCGCCTATCTTATTGTGACGTCGCCTAACTACCGCTGGGTGATCTTCTTTCAGATCGTCAGTAGTTTGGCCAGTTTTATCGGGCTGCCAATCCTTATCCCGGTTTTAGAATTTATGCAGGAAAAAAGTTTTGCGGCGGACAGTACAAGCTATCTAAAAGTCATTGCCGTGCCTTTAAAATTTCTAGGTATTGACCTAACATTCCATTCGGTTTTATTGACAGCAGGCGTCCTTATTTTGATAGGGCAGGCTTTGGTATTTCTTTCTTCGCTTATTGCCACCTTTGCTAAAGAGGAATTATTGCTAAAGTATCGAGAAAAGGTCATTAAGGCTTATGCCGACGCCGATTGGTTGTGGCTTACCGATAAACACTCAGGCGGAATGTATTATGCCATTATCCGGGAAGCGCAGTTTGCCAGCGAATGTAATCTCAATGCCCAAAGGGTTTTCATCAACTTCGTTCAAGTTATTACGTTTCTTGGTATTGCCATGAAGTTATCCTTTATTGTTACGATGACCGCAACAGTTGTTTATGCCTTTTTATTGCTGGTGAGCGCTTTAATTTCAAACCGTGTTTTAAAGGTCGCAGAAAGCTACAATGAGAATTATAAAAAACTTTCCAACGATATTATCGGATTTCAACAGAATAAGAAATTCTTTAAGGCTTCCGTTTTAAGCGGAAAATTAACCGATGCGATTTCTTTGATCGTCGGAAATCTATGCCGCCAGATCAAGCGTCAAAGCGTTTTGATCGAGATCCAGCGTTCTTGGAGCGTTTTAGGCACGTCGCTATTTTTAATAGGGCTTTTATTTTTCCATCAACAACTTTCGCTCAATTATGCAACACTGCTTTTGATCTTATTTGTTTTCTTGCGGATCGCGCCGCAATTTGTTGCCCTCTCTGATATCTATGCCGCGCTCGATAGCAATATTCCGATGCACAAATCTCTTCAAAAGCATTTGCGTGACCTCGATGAGCATAAAGAAAAAAGCGGTTCTAAGAAATTCTTCTGTGATCAGCCTATTGTGTTTCAAGATGTTCATTTTGCTTACCCGTCCGGACAGCAGGTTTTAACAGGGCTTAATTTTTCGATTAAGCCTAAAACAACCGTGGCTTTTGTGGGAAGTTCCGGTGTCGGAAAATCAACGATGCTCGATCTGCTTTTAGGATTGATCCAACCCAACCAAGGCGCTATTTATTATGGGGATATCCGGCATGATGAGCTAGATAAGAATTTGTTTCGAAATGGCGTTGCTTACGTCAATCAACAGCCGTCGCTTTTGGACGGAACGATCAAAGAAAATCTGACGATCGGCGCATCTTCTGTAACTGATGAAGTGATCCTCGATGTTTGCCGTAAAGTGCGTATTGATCAATTTGTTGACCAACTACCGCAAGGGCTTAACACGTTGATCGGTGAAAACGGCATTAAGCTTTCCGGCGGCCAGCGCCAACGGTTGGTTTTAGGACGGTCTTTATTTATGAAGCCAAAGATACTAATTCTTGATGAGGCGACCAGCGAATTAGACTTAGAATCGGAAGCGATGATTCAGTCAACTATCAGTGAATTGAAAAAGGAATTAACGATCATTATGGTCGCGCACCGTCTATCAACCGTAAAGCTGGCTGATATGATCTATGTCATTGACGATGGAAAGGTGTGCGAATCCGGAAGCTATCAGCAATTATTAGAGCGCAAGGGAAAATTCCATTACCTAGATTCTTTACAATAA